Part of the Nicotiana tabacum cultivar K326 chromosome 20, ASM71507v2, whole genome shotgun sequence genome, ATAtatattcgagcgaggttgaacttgAATCTTGCAGCGAAATCAATTTCTTAGTATGTAAAAAAATATGTCTGACGACGATCGATGGCTGCAAAGGCGTTATTGAGAGTAAGACTAGGATGTTAGTCCgtataattcgagcgaggtcaaactctcCTTTTTGCGATGGCCCTTTGCCATAGGGGTGTTACTTCGAGCTaatgtcaaaatgttaacccgttatgattcgaacgaggtcgaactattctcttcggcgatggcccttggccgtaggggtattatttcgagctaatgtcgaaatgttaacccgttatgattcaaacgaggtcgaactcttatcttTGGCGGTGGACCTTGGTCGTAGGGATGTTATTTTGAGCtaatgtcgaaatgttaacccgttatgattcgaacaaggtcgaactcttctctctAGCGATGAACCTTggtcgtaggggtgttatttcgagctaatgtcaaaatgttaacccgttatgATTCGAaagaggtcaaactcttctcttttgtttcttgttttttttGGAGAATTGTGGGTGTCCCCTGGGGGAGTTCCAGTTTTGCTTAACTTTTGTGTTTTCTGGGTGTGTCCCAGTTTGCTTAATTTCTACATTTCCTAGGTGAGTCCCAGTTTGCTTAATTTTATTTGCCTTAGGGAGTATGATGACAGGGAGTATAAAATGTTGCTGCTTCGATAACTGGGGGGTGCAGTATGCGTTCGTTTCATGCATATATTGGAATTTTCctgtatctagtcccttcatcgtTTGGCCTGGAGAGCTCGTCGGTAGGTGGGGCGATGAATTATACCTTGAACTTAGAGACGTCCTCCTCCTCGCCTTGTTAAACCTcctcgagaaaacccaattgggacgaAACCCGGGTGAGGGAAAGAGAGTATGACTTGAGGGGCGTCATTTTCAGAAGTTGAAGTGTTTGAGGTGGGCGACATTCCACTTAttttgtagtagttttccttTCATTGTCTCTAGTTGGAATGCCCCATTGCTCGCTTGCCCGTGCGGCGCTTGTGTTCTTGTTTAAACTAACAACAGAGGGTAAACCAGAACGAGATTTTCCTTACCTCGATCCAATGAGTCGGTGAATGAGGGTATCCTTATAGCATTGCTTGTTCTGTCTGAAATTTTAATGGTTGATGGAATGGTGGTTTTTAGATTCGGCGGCCGTATTCGacttcctcttttttttagaGGTGCCCTAGCTCCGCGTGGGCTGGGTTCGCCTTAACTGTTGTAGTGTTGAAATCGAGTCCCAGTTCGATCTCGTCTGATTCGTACCCACAACAAGGGATACATGTTATACTTTGTTCATGGATCATCCGATGTACAGGGGAATGTGGGAGTATGGCAGGATGTGCCCATTCTCTTACAGGATAGCGCAGTAGGTGTCGTTATCTCTTGTGGGCTTTGCGTGGATATTGGTTGTAACTTCTGCTTTTATGTAGCAGCCTAATCTTGATCAGCATGTGAGGTTTACTTACCACTCTTTCGGGTGGGTGGTTACATTTCGCCGGTTTTGGATCTGAAGAAAACTAGGGAATTtggctaagaaatccccacagacggcgccaaattgtttgaacAAAAAGTTTAAGACTCTTTTGCCAACTTCAATTATCAATACTAAAgaaggtaaatcttagccaagCACAATTAATTTTAGATCCAAACATATACAACGAGAAATAACGAAAGGTAGGAACAAATTAGATttattgatgtcataatcttaCATCAAACACGAGAGATGAGCTTACATCTGAagcaaaaaaaaattgtaaatgaAGGAGTAAAGAGGAAAAAGTGAAGCAATTGTTCATCCGAAGAGATTCTTCTTTCCCATTCTTATTTTTCTTGTTCTTCCTCCCTGTctgtttttcttccttttcttgtaAAGTCACCATTTTATTTGTGCTTATCCCCATATATATTTCCTAGAACTTCTATTCAATGGTTTTTGACCAACATGCTTTCCTGCGACTGTCCTTTTCGTCATTACTCGAACACAGTATTGACTTGACGTATGCTTTCGATGATTTGACCCCGAGGTCGGCCGAGATGTTCTTTGTTATTTCGCCACTTGGGCGGGATCTCAACTTGGTAGACCACTACGATCAGATTTTGACCCGTACAATCGCGATCTGGAGGATAGCTTCCCAAGGCCACGTACCCCGGGCCCACAGCCTTAGCTGTTAGAAAGCTAGCAATATTGGATAGTTTTTGTACGCGAAATTTCACATCCCTAATTTTAGCTGATTTTCTTGGAGCAATTGAACTTTTCCAAAGAAGTGATAGACAAGATTGGTAGCTGCTGATGAATTATCATGTTAACTGTTAACTTTGGACATGTTGGTTAGAGGCGGAACCAAGATTTAAAATTTGtgggttcaacatttaagatttttagtattgaactcattgtatttttaaagttatgagttcagatTTATCATTTGttgtaattttaatgaatttttacacataaatttatgctccGCATCGAAAGTACTGGATTTAGATAAACCCGACGGCCAAACCCTACCTCCGCCCCTGGTTCGTTCCACCTGTCCAAATTCCGTATACTTCATAAATAACACTTGTGCCATTATTGTGAAATTTCACGAGTCGATCAGGACTAtaaagggtcgtttggttggaatagggcttatgccggtataagttatgctgggattagttatgccggaattgttgtttattcactgtttggtatgttgtattaagaatgataATTGTATAATTTATAAGAAGAAAGTATAAGTTATAtcggtgctaattaccccaccctctataaggtataagttatcccggtgttaattttaacaccgagataacttatacctggtttGCTAACTAAACAGAATAATAAGATAGTATTAAAATTTTATACCACCCATATACCTTCTTATATCCCGTACCAAACGACCCCAACTGTAAAGCAAAAAAGCAGAGGTGgatatatcaaagaaataaaaatgGGACCTCTTTAATATCTCTTGATGTTTCTActgtttaaagtaagttctcaGTCTAATAATTTCGATTTCACTCCCTTTCTATTAAAGGGTTAGGTAAGATATATTTGGCATAGATGGGAAAGTTATAATTACTTCCGTTTCAAAATAATTTACCTTCTAATATTAATTTTGAAGTTACTTATATATGTACACACACTTTCAGTTGAAGtttaaaatacatatatttaaattaaaaataaaataataagcaCTTATTTGACTCCAAAAGCTATTAGATGGTGTTTGGCTAAGGTTATAAGCTGATCAAATTGGTTTATAAGTATTTTTTGGTTTATCTACACGTttgataaaattaaaagtgcttataagccaaaaataagccaaaagtcataagttggtctcccccaacttatcaaatttcagcttataagcactttagatTTGACCAAAATATGTACTATTCAATCcataaaatatttctttttaaaacaaaactcttcgtataCCCAATTCTTCAGttgcttattattaatttcagcacttttattcAAATACATAAtcgcttattttttaaatcagctttagcatttaaaagtatttttcagcACCTAATACTTATCAGCTACTCTAAATTAACTAAGCCAAACGGGATCTTAAATTGACGTACAATTactgaaaatatatcaaaatagaaAGATAAGCCTAGAAAAATGGTCACTGTTATAACTACCAATGGAAAATAGAGAAAATCAGGAAGATAGAATCGTACCATTTCACATGGGCAGATTAAGACGAATATTTCTATTTTCTAACAGTACTATTTAACCTTTTTGCGTCTTGGCACAAATGCAATTGAAGGGTATTATTTTTTTTAGCCCGCACCGGAAATCATTTGTATTTAAtagtcaaaaaaaatatataaaattttgtataatttttgtatataatatataaaatgtatatataaaaaaatataaaaaagtttatacattttttcgactattatttttacaacgGCTATGCAATGTCATTTTTTCTACAATGCACCCTTGTAGTTCGGCTCTTGTCACGCATAGCGGAAACTTAATGTACCGCCCTTTGGTATTTAACCTTTATGAGGTGTACAAATATAGCCCAAAAGATAAAAGATATGGAACATTCTCAACACAAAAAATCTCTTTCCACACTAAATATCAACTTGTTCATATCATAGGTCAAGGACGGAACGAAGAACCAACATTTTTATTCCTACTAAAGATTGTAATAGATTCGTGCTTTCTTTTTTCCGAGGAAAAATTTAGAAATGGAGGATTGTTTTGAGCACAAAACAGTGGTAGTGAATGGCATAAATATGCATGTTGTAGAAGCAGGTCAAGGTCCAGTAATTCTCTTCATCCATGGCTTCCCTGAATTATGGTATTCATGGAGGCACCAAATTTCTTTCGCGTCTAAACATGGTTATCGCGCTGTCGCTCCTGACCTACGTGGCTTTGGAGATACCACTGGTACGAAATATCTTAATTTTACTCTTCATaccggtaaagttgttgtcaCGTGACCAGTAGGTTACGGGTTCGAATCGTGaaaacagtctcttgcagaaatgtagggtaagactgcgtatagtagacccttatggtccggcATCTTAATTTTACTCTTCATTATACTTTGGAGTCATTCATATCTTTGTCGTCATATGGAATTGTAGTGTATCTTGAGCCTAATTAATGGAGTTCCGACATGGACCTTAATTGAAGTATAACGAAGAGTAATTCTAAACCATATCAAAAGTAGATAGGGGACCTTCCGTTGTATGAAATATCTTAATTTTATTCTTCATTATACTTTGGAGTCATTCATATCTTTGTCGTCATATGGAATTGTATTGTATCTTGAGCCTAATTAATGGAGTTCCGACATGGACCTTAATTGAAGTATAACGAAGAGTAATTCTAAACCATATCAAAAGTAGATAGGGGACCTTCCGTTGTATGAAATATCTTAATTTTATTCTTCATTATACTTTGGAGTCATTCATATTCCTTGTCGTCCTATGGAATTGTATTGTATCTTGAGCCTAATTAATGGAGTTCCGACATGGACCTTAATTGAAGTATAACGAAGGCTAATTCTAAACCATATCAAAAGTAGATAGGGGACCTTCCGTTGTATGAAATATCTTAATTTTATTCTTCATTATACTTTGGAGTCATTCATATCTTTGTCGTCATATGGAATTGTATTGTATCTTGAGCCTAATTAATGGAGTTCCGACATGGACCTTAATTGAAGTATAACGAAGAGTAATTCTAAACCATATCAAAAGTAGATAGGGGACCTTCCGTTGTATGAAATATCTTAATTTTATTCTTCATTATACTTTGGAGTCATTCATATTCTTGTCGTCCTATGGAATTGTATTGTATCTTGAGCCTAATTAATGGAGTTCCGACATGGACCTTAATTGAAGTATAACGAAGGCTAATTCTAAACCATATCAAAAGTAGATAGGGGACCTTCCGTTGTATGAAATATCTTAATTTTATTCTTCATTATACTTTGGAGTCATTCATATCTTTGTCGTCATATGGAATTGTATTGTATCTTGAGCCTAATTAATGGAGTTCCGACATGGACCTTAATTGAAGTATAACGAAGAGTAATTCTAAACCATATCAAAAGTAGATAGGGGACCTTCCGTTGTATGAAATATCTTAATTTTATTCTTCATTATACTTTGGAGTCATTCATATTCTTGTCGTCCTATGGAATTGTATTGTATCTTGAGCCTAATTAATGGAGTTCCGACATGGACCTTAATTGAAGTATAACGAAGGCTAATTCTAAACCATATCAAAAGTAGATAGGGGACCTTCCGTTGTATGAAATATCTTAATTTTATTCTTCATTATACTTTGGAGTCATTCATATCTTTGTCGTCATATGGAATTGTATTGTATCTTGAGCCTAATTAATGGAGTTCCGACATGGACCTTAATTGAAGTATAACGAAGGCTAATTCTAAACCATATCAAAAGTAGATAGGGGACTTTCCGTTGTATGAAATATCTTAATTTTATTCTTCATTATACTTTGGAGTCATTCATATCCTTGTCGTCCTATGGAATTGTATTGTATCTTGAGCCTAATTAATGGAGTTCCGACATGGACCTTAATTGAAGTATAACGAAGGCTAATTCTAAACCATATCAAAAGTAGATAGGGGACTTTCCGTTGTATGAAATATCTTAATTTTATTCTTCATTATACTTTGGAGTCATTCATATCTTTGTCGTCATATGGAATTGTATTGTGTCTTTGAGCCTAATTAATGGAGTTCCGACATGGACCCTAATTGAAGTATAAGGAAGTGTAATTCTAAACCATACCAAAAGTAGATAGGGGACCTTCCGTTGTATGAAATATCTTAATTTTATTCTTCGTTATACTTTGGGATTATTCATATCATTGCAGTTATATCGAATTATATTTGTCCTTGGAGCCTAATGGAGCTCTAACCGAAGtataattaaggataattatatACTATATCAGAAGTAGATAGAAGACAATTTTTTCCGAAGTATTTTGACACATGAGATCCACCCATCATACTGAATAGAGGCATATGCAGTgtaaaagttatgggttcaactGAACTCATAGCTTTTGTTCATACCCTATACTTTtgcacaaaaaaatattaaatatgtaCAATTAATAAATTTTGAACCCACTAAATTAGATGAGATGCGGTAAATTTAGCAAtctgaacccataaaatttaaattctgaatttgcCTATGATGTTAAAGTTGTGTTTATTAAGACCAAGGACAAAGGCAACACAGGATTTGCTATTAGCAATGGAATGAATGATCCAAAGTataacagatgataaaatattagtaTGAGTATTTCTATTTACCCATTTCCTTAAATATTACTAGTAAATTTTCAATTCTTAATTTTGAAAGAGCTTAAAATATtgaatttatataatttaaattctgaatctgtCTTTAACAGGAGTATCGAAAGATGACCCGAGCAAGTTCACCAGCTTACAAGTTGTGGGTGATTTAGTGGAACTTTTGAATACCATTGCACCTAAGGAAGAGAAAGTGTTTGTTGTAGGACATGATTGGGGTGCAATTATTGCTTGGGCTCTATGTTTGTTTAGGCCAGACAAAGTCAAGGCTTTGGTTAATTTAAGTGTGGCATTTTCTCCTAGAAATCCTAAGAGAAAGCCACTTGAAACACTGTGTGCTGTTTATGGAGAAGACTATTATATTGTTAGATTTCAGGTTCTCTTAAACCACTTCTCTCTTTTGATGTTTCATCATTTTATGTTTTGTTGACATGTATATAGAGACAGATTCAAGATTTAAATAAATCAGTACGTACTTCCTTGCAGGGGTGCAGCCAGCTACCTTTCGGCTACGAGTTCGGCTGAACTCAGTAGCTTTGGTCCAAACCCTATATTTGTCtaaaaaaaattcattgaatatgtataaattattaatttggaacccaataacttaaaagaACTAGAATACTGAACCCAAAAGTTTTCAAATCCTGCCGAACGTCTGCTTCCTGGGCATACTACATCTATCTAAAGATGATAATTTGATAGGTTCAATCTTTATATTCTCATCCCTAAACCCGctgtattttgttttgttttgaaattttattgatttttatatatatttctatGCTTCGTGTAAAGAATattgggttcagttgaacccaacATCCGCCTATGATATTCGTCGAGACGCACAAATGACAAGTACTATATTTTGTTTCATCTAAGATCATAGAAACCTTTGAaagtaggggtaaagtctgcgtacatactacctttttcagacctcacttgtgggattacactgggtatgCTGTTGTTGTTGAGATCATAGAAACCCATAATGCATTTTCTCTGCGCGAACTCAAATTAGTCGACCGTTGAGCTACATGTGTAGCTCAacgcaaagaaaaaaaaaaggaaaaaaaatccctTTGCTTCCCTCCTCTTTTTTGatattctatttaattttttctttggCACATTAAAGTACATTAACAGTGTAAAAATTCTTTGTATTTCAGTTTATATAACTTAAATCTAATGTCTAAATATTCattaatgtttattttatttaggaGCCTGGAGAAATAGAAGCAGAGTTTGCAAAAATAGGCACAAAAAAAGTATTGGAAAAGTTCTTGAGTTATCGTAACCCTGGACCTTTATACTTGCCTAAAGGAAAGCCATTTGATGACAATCCAGTTATTTTGCCCTCTTGGCTACCAGAAAAAGATGTTGATTATATTGCTAGCAAATATGAAAAATCTGGCTTCACTGGAGGAGTGAATTATTACAGAGCAATTGACCTGTAAGTTATTCCACCTTcttatctttacataaatagccggTCGAATTGTTTACTTCTTTTTAGTCGGTAGACATAGATTATACACAGTTATATACTTATTATAGAAAGGGAGTCTTAGCGTAACCGGTAAAGTTGATGTCATGTGACCAGAAGGTTACGAATTTGAgccgtgaaaacagcctcttgcagaaatacagggtaaAGCTGCGTACAATAAACCCTTGTGGTTTGGCCCTTCCCCGGactccgcgcatagcgggagtttAGTACACCGGGCAGGCCGTTACATActtattatacatgaattatacaaACGTTTTCTAGCCGGTATACATAGGTTATACGCAGTTATACACTTATTATAGAAGGGGAACCTTGGCGTAATTGATAAAGTTTCTGCCatggttcgagccgtggaaacaatctcttgcagaaatacagTGTAAGCAATGGCGGATGCACGTGGTGGCACGTGATGAACCTgcttcatcaaaaaataatattgtttatatgtataaattataatTAAAGCTGCGTAAGTTttgtataaataatttatttgaacccacttgacaactactattttacgactaaagttatgtaCTTCTAAAATTGAACCCACTTGCATAAAATCTTGGGTCGCCACtgagggtaagactgcgtacaatagacccttgtggtccgactCTTCCCTGaatcccgcgcatagcgggagcttagtgcaccggatacacttattatacatgaattatacatattttatatatccgtcaattatatttaatttaattGGTTGGATGGgcggctatttaggttaattcttcttctttatttatataaaataacCATTTTCAGGTTTCAGCCATGTATAATTAATTCATATCTTGGCTAAATAGTATCTTTTAGACATTCCATATTACTGAGGTCTGAGAGTGCATTTTTAAATATAATAAGTACATTCATATTTCTAACCCACGGGGCTAGAAATAGATAGACTGGAGTTAGATTCAAGAACTTCTCTCGCATTTTTTTAAATTCTCTGAGCTATTTAATAGTcggaaaaagttttttttttttttttttttttaataaaaaaagttgATTTGGTTTTGAAATGCAGAAATTGGGAATTGACAGCAGCATGGACTGGTGGTAAAGTGAAAGTACCAGTAAAATTTATTGTGGGAGATTTGGACTTAACTTACAATGCCCCAGGAGTCAAAGACTATGTACACAAAGGTAGGATGAAGAAAGATGTACCTTTGCTAGAAGAAGTGGTTATATTGGAAAATGTTGGCCATTTTCTGCAACAAGAAAAGCCTGATGTAATTAACAAACATATTCATGAGTTTTTCCATGGCTTTTCTTCATCTACT contains:
- the LOC107793051 gene encoding epoxide hydrolase 1-like, coding for MEDCFEHKTVVVNGINMHVVEAGQGPVILFIHGFPELWYSWRHQISFASKHGYRAVAPDLRGFGDTTGVSKDDPSKFTSLQVVGDLVELLNTIAPKEEKVFVVGHDWGAIIAWALCLFRPDKVKALVNLSVAFSPRNPKRKPLETLCAVYGEDYYIVRFQEPGEIEAEFAKIGTKKVLEKFLSYRNPGPLYLPKGKPFDDNPVILPSWLPEKDVDYIASKYEKSGFTGGVNYYRAIDLNWELTAAWTGGKVKVPVKFIVGDLDLTYNAPGVKDYVHKGRMKKDVPLLEEVVILENVGHFLQQEKPDVINKHIHEFFHGFSSST